One Candidatus Schekmanbacteria bacterium DNA segment encodes these proteins:
- a CDS encoding DUF58 domain-containing protein: protein MFGHYKSAFHGKGIEFTQVREYVPGDDIRLIDWNVSARVGNIHIKEFQEERELNLLLAVDLSASGSFGSGIQLKREIAAEIAALFAYLAIRSNDRIGLMIFTNEVELFIPPKKGPVNVWRIVREVLSLEPKNSGTDMGSALNFLNRALKRRTICFLISDFMCEDFEKELKLSSKKHEIVAVSVRDRREFEIPNIDFAYFEDAETGETVVVNTRDREFRDYMKNKAEKLYREKLTLFSKNNIDCIEVWTDKPYIYPVLNYFKSKEKKR from the coding sequence ATGTTTGGACATTACAAATCTGCCTTTCACGGAAAAGGAATAGAGTTTACGCAAGTGAGAGAGTATGTGCCGGGGGATGATATACGACTGATTGACTGGAATGTATCAGCTCGAGTGGGAAACATACATATTAAAGAGTTTCAAGAAGAGAGAGAGCTCAATCTATTGCTTGCAGTAGACCTTTCAGCATCAGGAAGCTTTGGAAGTGGAATTCAATTGAAGAGAGAAATTGCCGCCGAGATAGCAGCTCTTTTTGCATATCTTGCAATTAGAAGCAACGATAGAATTGGATTGATGATATTTACAAATGAAGTGGAGCTTTTTATTCCTCCAAAAAAGGGTCCGGTGAATGTTTGGAGAATTGTCAGGGAGGTTTTAAGTTTGGAGCCGAAAAACAGCGGTACAGATATGGGTTCTGCTTTGAATTTTTTAAATAGAGCTTTGAAGAGAAGGACAATTTGCTTTTTGATTTCAGATTTTATGTGTGAAGATTTTGAGAAAGAGTTAAAACTTTCGAGCAAAAAACATGAAATAGTTGCAGTTTCTGTAAGAGATAGAAGGGAATTTGAGATACCAAATATAGATTTTGCTTATTTTGAAGATGCCGAGACGGGGGAAACGGTTGTTGTTAATACAAGAGATAGGGAATTTCGTGATTATATGAAGAACAAAGCTGAAAAATTATATAGAGAAAAACTAACACTTTTTTCCAAGAATAATATTGACTGCATTGAAGTATGGACTGACAAACCATATATCTACCCTGTTTTAAATTATTTCAAAAGTAAGGAAAAAAAGAGGTAA